The Agromyces hippuratus genome has a window encoding:
- a CDS encoding cytochrome c oxidase assembly protein, protein MPRSVRVLGPAALIAVALAATFAGLAYGGGAAEQLIQDPGPLARYGVPVAKLFVNLGAAGMIGALVLAVWALSPKRREFDLALDVAAASAAVMTVASAATGLFTFLLVTSVPFDLSDAFGQKLGQFVTTIELGQAWLTTTLVAAAVTVLCFAVRNHTALVFVTVLAVASLVPLAQQGHAAGAAGHAAAVTGLGLHLVFASVWLGGLVTIVLLKGELGAKRLPVVLARYSTVALISFIVVALSGYASAALRIGDWDQLFTPYGGLVVVKVVALIALGLFGAAQRRFLIGRMSRADGSRTGSFWWLVVAELAFMGLASGAAAALARTATPVSEEEAGSLARTPAEILTGEPLPPWPEWTRFFTEWNPDLIWLLVCGFGIFFYIAGVRRLRKRGDRWPVYRTVLWVSGLLLLVYITNGGVNVYEQYLFSAHMLAHMVLTMAVPVLLVPGAPVTLAARAIRARKDGSRGGREWILLGVHSRFAGFIANPIVAALLFVGSLWVFYYSPLFRWTMLDHIGHEWMIVHFLITGYLFVQSLIGIDPVPYRLPYPFRLLLLLGTMAFHAFFGLAIMSSTGLLLADWYGAMGWGTDALVDQQLGGGIAWSIGEIPTVALAITVAVQWARSDEKESKRRDRHADRTGDAELEAYNAQLAAIAEHDRPR, encoded by the coding sequence CACTCATCGCCGTCGCCCTCGCCGCGACATTCGCCGGCCTCGCCTACGGCGGGGGCGCGGCAGAACAGCTGATCCAGGATCCCGGGCCCCTCGCCCGCTACGGCGTGCCCGTCGCGAAGCTCTTCGTGAACCTCGGCGCTGCGGGCATGATCGGCGCCCTCGTGCTCGCGGTCTGGGCACTCAGCCCGAAGCGACGCGAGTTCGACCTGGCGCTCGACGTCGCCGCGGCATCCGCTGCCGTCATGACGGTCGCGAGCGCGGCGACCGGCCTCTTCACCTTCCTGCTCGTCACGAGCGTGCCGTTCGACCTGAGCGATGCGTTCGGGCAGAAGCTCGGCCAGTTCGTCACGACCATCGAGCTCGGCCAGGCCTGGCTCACCACGACGCTCGTCGCGGCCGCCGTCACCGTGCTGTGCTTCGCCGTGCGCAACCACACCGCGCTCGTCTTCGTGACGGTGCTCGCGGTCGCCTCGCTCGTGCCGCTCGCCCAGCAGGGCCACGCGGCGGGCGCCGCCGGCCACGCCGCCGCCGTCACGGGGCTCGGACTGCACCTCGTCTTCGCCTCGGTCTGGCTCGGCGGCCTCGTCACGATCGTGCTGCTGAAGGGCGAGCTCGGCGCGAAGCGGCTGCCCGTCGTGCTCGCGCGCTACTCGACCGTGGCGCTCATCAGCTTCATCGTCGTCGCGCTCTCGGGTTACGCGAGTGCGGCGCTCCGCATCGGCGACTGGGACCAGCTGTTCACGCCCTACGGCGGGCTCGTCGTCGTCAAGGTGGTCGCCCTCATCGCGCTCGGACTCTTCGGCGCCGCGCAGCGCCGGTTCCTGATCGGGCGGATGTCGCGGGCCGACGGTTCCCGCACCGGCTCGTTCTGGTGGCTGGTCGTCGCCGAGCTCGCGTTCATGGGCCTCGCCTCGGGCGCGGCGGCCGCGCTCGCCCGCACCGCGACCCCGGTCTCGGAGGAGGAGGCGGGTTCGCTCGCCCGTACGCCGGCCGAGATCCTCACCGGGGAGCCGCTGCCGCCGTGGCCCGAGTGGACCCGGTTCTTCACCGAGTGGAACCCCGATCTCATCTGGCTGCTCGTCTGCGGCTTCGGCATCTTCTTCTACATCGCGGGCGTGCGGCGGCTGCGCAAGCGCGGCGACCGCTGGCCGGTCTACCGCACGGTGCTCTGGGTCTCGGGCCTCCTGCTGCTCGTCTACATCACCAACGGCGGTGTGAACGTCTACGAGCAGTACCTCTTCTCGGCGCACATGCTCGCGCACATGGTGCTCACGATGGCCGTGCCGGTGCTGCTCGTTCCCGGTGCACCGGTGACGCTCGCCGCCCGCGCCATCCGTGCCCGGAAGGACGGAAGCCGCGGCGGCCGCGAGTGGATCCTGCTCGGCGTGCACTCGAGGTTCGCCGGGTTCATCGCGAACCCGATCGTGGCAGCCCTGCTCTTCGTCGGGTCGCTCTGGGTCTTCTACTACTCGCCGCTCTTCCGCTGGACGATGCTCGACCACATCGGGCACGAGTGGATGATCGTGCACTTCCTCATCACGGGGTACCTGTTCGTGCAGTCGCTGATCGGCATCGACCCGGTGCCGTACCGCCTGCCGTACCCGTTCCGACTGCTGCTGCTGCTCGGCACCATGGCCTTCCACGCGTTCTTCGGCCTCGCGATCATGTCGAGCACCGGGCTCCTCCTCGCCGACTGGTACGGCGCGATGGGCTGGGGCACCGACGCGCTCGTCGACCAGCAGCTCGGCGGCGGCATCGCCTGGTCGATCGGCGAGATCCCGACGGTGGCGCTCGCGATCACGGTCGCCGTGCAGTGGGCGCGCAGCGACGAGAAGGAGTCGAAGCGTCGCGACCGGCATGCCGACCGCACGGGCGACGCCGAGCTCGAGGCGTACAACGCGCAGCTCGCCGCGATCGCCGAGCACGACCGCCCGCGGTAG